A single genomic interval of Armigeres subalbatus isolate Guangzhou_Male chromosome 1, GZ_Asu_2, whole genome shotgun sequence harbors:
- the LOC134209814 gene encoding uncharacterized protein LOC134209814 isoform X1 — MSVKLFALVVTLLGLAALTATTVKLPFSFQAEPTSGAELTATEPSFEQLVEQRVAYTLQIVNVLVAKSNAPESVKSVVLSNAQQQITACAAQAVVDRLPGPFFACSGRVISEASDVLNAAASSGAGSLS; from the exons ATGTCGGTTAAATTGTTCGCGCTTGTGGTGACACTCCTGGGGTTGGCTGCTCTGACTGCGACGACCGTCAAG CTTCCCTTCTCTTTTCAGGCTGAACCGACTTCTGGCGCAGAATTGACAGCGACGGAGCCGAGCTTCGAGCAACTGGTGGAACAACGGGTGGCCTACACCTTGCAGATTGTCAATGTGCTGGTTGCGAAATCCAATGCTCCAGAATCGGTAAAAAGTGTGGTTTTGTCGAACGCACAGCAGCAGATCACGGCTTGTGCTGCCCAGGCTGTCGTAGACAGGCTACCCGGGCCTTTCTTCGCCTGCAGTGGCCGCGTGATTAGTGAGGCGAGCGACGTGCTGAATGCGGCAGCTTCGTCCGGTGCTGGTTCACTTAGTTGA
- the LOC134209814 gene encoding uncharacterized protein LOC134209814 isoform X2: MSVKLFALVVTLLGLAALTATTVKAEPTSGAELTATEPSFEQLVEQRVAYTLQIVNVLVAKSNAPESVKSVVLSNAQQQITACAAQAVVDRLPGPFFACSGRVISEASDVLNAAASSGAGSLS, encoded by the exons ATGTCGGTTAAATTGTTCGCGCTTGTGGTGACACTCCTGGGGTTGGCTGCTCTGACTGCGACGACCGTCAAG GCTGAACCGACTTCTGGCGCAGAATTGACAGCGACGGAGCCGAGCTTCGAGCAACTGGTGGAACAACGGGTGGCCTACACCTTGCAGATTGTCAATGTGCTGGTTGCGAAATCCAATGCTCCAGAATCGGTAAAAAGTGTGGTTTTGTCGAACGCACAGCAGCAGATCACGGCTTGTGCTGCCCAGGCTGTCGTAGACAGGCTACCCGGGCCTTTCTTCGCCTGCAGTGGCCGCGTGATTAGTGAGGCGAGCGACGTGCTGAATGCGGCAGCTTCGTCCGGTGCTGGTTCACTTAGTTGA